A section of the Clostridium sp. TW13 genome encodes:
- a CDS encoding VanZ family protein — protein MNSFVDKHINKIIRNTNLSKDEKSDLKEYLYSSFNNKYDNYIAAGLDKNAALNKALNELGTEEEFSYELNSNINTVPKLMQYLSIILISIDLFFLILRTNLCLTFSPNFCYQLANLVPFRMIIMRIVNHHIDGFIITELSIAPFFIPIGYLIPSALNKIHNIIYNVKALIFVVILFEVVELIFRFGSCHIDYAIVNFIFSLIGYFLFNITIRILNKRNFSSNLPL, from the coding sequence ATGAATAGTTTCGTTGATAAACACATCAATAAAATAATTAGAAATACAAATCTTTCAAAAGATGAAAAAAGTGATTTAAAGGAATATTTATATTCGAGCTTCAATAATAAATATGATAACTATATAGCTGCAGGTTTAGATAAAAATGCAGCTTTAAATAAAGCCTTAAATGAATTAGGAACTGAAGAAGAATTTTCATATGAATTAAATTCAAACATAAACACTGTACCCAAACTCATGCAATACCTATCGATAATATTAATAAGCATTGATTTATTTTTTCTAATTTTACGAACAAATTTATGTCTTACCTTTAGTCCCAATTTTTGTTATCAACTTGCAAATTTAGTTCCTTTCAGAATGATAATAATGAGAATTGTAAATCATCATATAGATGGATTTATTATTACAGAACTTTCGATAGCCCCCTTTTTTATACCAATTGGCTACCTTATCCCATCAGCACTAAATAAAATCCATAACATTATATATAATGTAAAAGCTTTAATTTTTGTAGTAATTTTATTTGAAGTTGTTGAACTTATATTTAGATTTGGTAGTTGTCATATAGATTATGCTATAGTTAATTTTATCTTTTCTTTAATTGGATATTTTCTGTTTAATATCACTATTAGAATACTAAATAAAAGAAACTTCTCATCTAATTTACCTTTATAA
- a CDS encoding MBL fold metallo-hydrolase: MEETKFFVQEICKDVYLIDADGKCAAYLVVGESKAVLIDTTLGFGDIYSLVKGLTNLPVVVVNTHAHCDHVWGNYQFEEAYISEADMTLYKETFSAEEKRKLFEMNMSHNPSADINEEEVESWINLKSCKVLPIKAGDVIDIGNKQLKVIELPGHTAGSIALLDEQDKTLFGGDSIIGWLWMQLPESVTLTKYLNSMKELKKHCSEFNYIYTGHARCNDKPFNVSIIDDIINDVGKIIDGTVVGSQFKDERFEGLECKFENWSILYDGEKVK; this comes from the coding sequence ATGGAAGAAACAAAATTTTTCGTACAAGAGATTTGCAAGGATGTTTATTTAATTGATGCTGATGGAAAGTGTGCAGCATACTTAGTAGTAGGTGAAAGTAAGGCAGTCTTAATTGATACAACTTTGGGCTTCGGAGATATATATTCTTTGGTAAAAGGGCTAACAAATTTGCCAGTAGTTGTTGTAAACACCCATGCACATTGTGATCATGTATGGGGAAATTATCAATTTGAAGAAGCATATATATCAGAAGCTGATATGACCTTGTATAAAGAGACTTTTTCAGCAGAGGAAAAAAGAAAGCTATTTGAAATGAACATGAGTCATAATCCATCTGCTGATATTAATGAAGAAGAGGTTGAAAGCTGGATCAATCTTAAATCATGCAAGGTATTACCAATAAAGGCTGGAGATGTGATAGATATAGGTAATAAGCAATTGAAAGTTATTGAATTACCAGGACATACTGCTGGAAGTATTGCCTTATTAGATGAGCAAGATAAAACCTTATTTGGAGGTGATTCTATAATAGGATGGTTGTGGATGCAGTTACCAGAGTCTGTAACTTTAACTAAGTACCTAAATAGCATGAAAGAACTTAAAAAACATTGTTCTGAGTTTAATTATATATATACTGGACATGCTAGATGCAATGATAAGCCATTTAATGTATCTATAATAGATGATATTATAAATGATGTGGGGAAAATTATTGACGGAACTGTAGTTGGGTCTCAGTTTAAGGATGAGAGATTTGAAGGTTTAGAGTGCAAATTTGAAAATTGGAGCATTTTATATGATGGTGAGAAGGTTAAATAG
- a CDS encoding DUF2798 domain-containing protein translates to MGKNKKENFIFTLICCALMVFGMALYNVILRNGINSSLLKETLMGFLPVFFVALILDWFVVGKIAKSIVAKIVDHNAPLIKKVLLISFFMVCGMSFCITLIVSAAHMGISADFPLLFLKAWGMNFICALPLQLLIVGPIARGIFFKMYPAN, encoded by the coding sequence ATGGGAAAAAATAAAAAAGAAAATTTTATATTTACACTTATATGTTGTGCACTAATGGTTTTCGGAATGGCTTTATACAATGTTATTTTAAGAAATGGAATTAATAGTTCTTTACTAAAGGAAACTCTAATGGGCTTTTTGCCTGTCTTTTTTGTAGCACTAATTTTAGATTGGTTCGTTGTTGGTAAAATTGCAAAATCAATTGTAGCAAAAATAGTAGATCATAATGCTCCACTAATTAAGAAAGTTTTACTTATTTCATTTTTCATGGTTTGTGGCATGAGTTTTTGTATAACATTAATTGTATCAGCTGCTCACATGGGAATATCAGCAGACTTTCCACTATTGTTTTTAAAAGCTTGGGGAATGAACTTTATATGTGCACTACCTCTTCAATTACTTATAGTAGGACCAATTGCTAGAGGCATATTCTTTAAAATGTACCCTGCTAACTAA
- the hisS gene encoding histidine--tRNA ligase, whose translation MKNNKIKPSILPGFMELLPRDQQAFNDIVRKITKVYEESGFLPMDTPIIEKSEVLLAKSAGETEKQVYRFNKGSNDLSLRFDLTVPVARFVAQYFNELTFPFKRYQIGKVYRGERNQRGRYRELYQCDIDVIGNEKLSINNDALVISMASKAFKAIGLENYKFQISNRKILAAILKELEIIETTEVMTLIDKYDKIGETSFAEQLIETVGAEKSSVINKVINMQGNGDEMIAKLEELRINSQELKTGIEELKQVLSMLTILGVGEDEYVVNLKIIRGLDYYTGTVFETFLLGNEVYGSICSGGRYDSLAQNYTDKVLPGVGISIGLTRLFFVLKEIGFIDKYVVESSVEYLIIPIGDTLEFCGELYKKLLSSGKGVEIYLEDNDKLKKKLSYANKLGIPKVIIVGEDEVATGVIKVKDMINGDDYILNADKI comes from the coding sequence ATGAAAAACAATAAAATAAAACCAAGTATACTACCAGGGTTTATGGAATTACTACCAAGAGATCAGCAAGCTTTTAATGACATAGTAAGAAAAATCACAAAGGTTTATGAAGAAAGTGGATTTCTGCCAATGGATACACCAATAATAGAAAAATCAGAAGTGCTACTTGCAAAATCAGCAGGAGAAACTGAAAAGCAAGTATATAGATTTAATAAGGGAAGCAATGATTTGTCCTTAAGGTTTGACTTAACAGTGCCAGTGGCAAGATTTGTAGCTCAATATTTTAATGAGCTGACCTTCCCATTTAAAAGATATCAAATAGGAAAAGTATATAGAGGGGAAAGAAATCAAAGGGGAAGATATAGAGAGCTTTATCAATGCGATATAGATGTTATAGGCAATGAAAAGTTAAGCATAAATAATGATGCGTTGGTAATAAGTATGGCATCCAAAGCATTTAAGGCGATAGGCCTAGAAAATTATAAATTTCAGATAAGTAATAGAAAAATATTAGCTGCAATATTAAAAGAATTAGAGATAATTGAAACTACTGAAGTTATGACTTTAATTGATAAGTATGACAAGATTGGTGAAACTTCATTTGCTGAGCAATTAATTGAAACAGTTGGAGCAGAGAAGAGCAGTGTTATAAATAAGGTAATTAACATGCAAGGAAATGGTGATGAGATGATAGCTAAATTAGAAGAGCTAAGGATAAACTCACAAGAACTGAAAACAGGAATTGAGGAACTTAAGCAAGTATTAAGTATGCTAACAATTTTAGGGGTAGGGGAAGATGAATATGTTGTAAACTTAAAGATTATAAGAGGATTAGATTATTACACAGGAACAGTGTTTGAAACCTTTTTGTTAGGCAATGAAGTTTATGGCTCTATTTGCTCAGGTGGCAGATATGATAGCCTAGCGCAAAATTATACAGATAAAGTCTTACCTGGAGTTGGGATATCTATTGGGCTTACCAGGTTGTTCTTTGTTCTAAAAGAAATTGGTTTTATAGATAAATATGTAGTTGAAAGTTCAGTGGAGTATTTAATTATACCAATTGGGGATACCTTGGAGTTTTGCGGAGAACTCTATAAGAAGTTGTTAAGCAGTGGTAAAGGTGTAGAAATTTATTTAGAAGATAACGATAAGTTAAAGAAAAAATTAAGTTACGCAAATAAATTAGGCATACCTAAGGTTATTATTGTGGGTGAAGATGAAGTTGCAACAGGCGTAATAAAGGTTAAAGATATGATAAATGGAGATGATTATATATTAAATGCTGATAAAATATAA
- a CDS encoding MarR family transcriptional regulator, which yields MMDDYLQELNLIDLISEKHKKLRREVMKLWLENGGEEVTDTEAHMLAMLEKSSLTIAESARKVGVTRQAAHKCAKKLIEQGYIKMEDIEGNKRDKLIVLTEKGKVYCSEMLKIKKKMEEEISMKIGRDNVEMIKMYLRRDWIGD from the coding sequence ATGATGGATGATTATTTACAAGAGTTGAATTTAATAGATTTAATTAGTGAAAAGCATAAAAAACTTCGAAGGGAAGTTATGAAGTTATGGTTAGAAAATGGAGGAGAAGAAGTGACTGACACTGAAGCTCATATGCTTGCAATGCTAGAGAAAAGCAGCCTTACCATAGCAGAAAGTGCAAGAAAGGTAGGGGTAACAAGACAGGCAGCTCATAAATGTGCCAAAAAGTTAATTGAGCAGGGTTACATTAAGATGGAAGATATTGAAGGCAACAAGCGTGATAAGCTAATTGTCTTAACGGAAAAAGGCAAGGTTTATTGCAGTGAAATGTTGAAGATAAAAAAGAAGATGGAAGAAGAAATCTCTATGAAAATAGGTAGAGATAATGTTGAGATGATAAAAATGTATCTAAGAAGAGATTGGATAGGAGATTAA
- a CDS encoding MerR family transcriptional regulator, whose amino-acid sequence MEEKLYTAGIFANKAGVTIRTIRFYDKQGLLRPSAYSDSGYRLYTDSDFAKLQRILTLKYIGFSLADIKTAIDKSDAESNLKTSLQMQKEAMHNKIAHMKLVIDAIDKAEDMVNTSENLDWDKVIDIIRVINAEKSILEQYRNSSNLVKRINIHDKFSVNKTGWYKWLMSKFRLASNMKVLELGCGNGVMWQYYINEVPESCEIMLTDLSEGMLNDTRLNLKEYVDRFNFKLADAHNIPFKDESFDVVIADHMLFYCNDRRKVFEEVQRVLKKGGYFYCSTVGKGHMKDLEKLLYSFHKDLVMSEFDIASEFGLENGENQLSEFFQQVKRYDYEDNLLVTEAEPLVQYVYSTHGNVNEVLKDRREQFEEYVEEEMHKAGSIFITKKSGLFESRKL is encoded by the coding sequence ATGGAGGAAAAGTTATATACAGCAGGCATTTTCGCCAACAAAGCTGGAGTTACTATTAGAACTATAAGATTTTATGATAAACAGGGTTTGCTTAGGCCATCGGCCTATAGTGATTCTGGTTATAGGCTTTATACAGATAGTGATTTTGCTAAACTTCAAAGGATATTAACATTAAAATATATAGGATTTTCATTAGCAGATATTAAGACGGCTATAGATAAATCAGATGCCGAGAGCAATTTAAAGACTTCTCTACAGATGCAAAAAGAAGCTATGCATAATAAAATTGCCCATATGAAGCTGGTTATAGATGCAATAGATAAGGCTGAGGATATGGTCAATACAAGTGAGAACTTAGATTGGGACAAGGTGATTGACATTATCAGGGTTATTAATGCGGAGAAGAGTATTTTAGAGCAATACAGAAATTCATCCAATCTTGTTAAGAGAATAAATATTCATGATAAGTTCAGTGTAAACAAGACAGGGTGGTATAAGTGGCTTATGTCTAAGTTTAGGCTTGCTTCAAATATGAAGGTTTTAGAACTTGGATGTGGAAATGGAGTGATGTGGCAGTACTATATTAATGAAGTACCTGAAAGTTGTGAGATTATGCTTACTGATCTTTCAGAGGGGATGCTTAATGATACTAGACTAAACCTAAAAGAGTATGTTGATAGGTTCAACTTTAAGCTTGCAGATGCTCATAATATTCCGTTCAAAGATGAAAGTTTTGATGTAGTTATAGCTGACCACATGTTGTTTTATTGTAACGATAGAAGAAAAGTTTTTGAAGAAGTGCAAAGAGTGCTTAAAAAAGGTGGATATTTTTACTGTTCAACAGTAGGGAAAGGGCATATGAAGGATTTGGAGAAGTTACTTTATAGTTTTCATAAAGATCTTGTTATGTCAGAATTTGATATAGCTTCAGAATTTGGTTTAGAGAATGGTGAAAATCAGCTAAGTGAATTTTTTCAGCAAGTTAAGAGATATGATTATGAAGATAACTTGCTTGTAACTGAAGCTGAACCTCTAGTACAATATGTATATTCTACTCATGGCAATGTAAATGAAGTTTTAAAGGATAGAAGGGAACAGTTTGAAGAATATGTAGAAGAGGAAATGCATAAGGCAGGCAGTATATTTATTACTAAGAAATCAGGTTTATTTGAAAGCAGAAAATTATAG
- a CDS encoding DUF421 domain-containing protein, with product MNNYLILFLRSVATYLVMLLFTRIMGRKQLSQLTYFDYVLGATIGSIAAVASVDKNVNVFEGCFSIIIWSLITLLISEITLKNIKLRLLINSEPLLIINNGKVISKNMKKAKYNIGDLLMQLRVKDIFYITDVEIAILEPDGKLSVLKKAEKNTVTAEDMHIQKPKSGMMVELILDGNILYTHLEQIQKNEEWVLEQLKLKNVHNLEDVIFAGLQADGQIYIVTKND from the coding sequence ATGAATAATTATTTAATTCTATTTCTTAGGTCAGTTGCTACATATTTGGTTATGCTTCTTTTCACAAGAATTATGGGTAGAAAACAGCTTTCTCAACTAACATATTTTGACTATGTTCTTGGAGCAACAATTGGCTCTATAGCAGCAGTTGCTTCAGTTGATAAAAATGTAAATGTATTTGAGGGATGCTTTTCAATTATCATATGGAGTCTTATTACTTTATTAATTTCAGAGATAACTTTAAAAAATATAAAATTGAGACTGTTGATAAATAGTGAACCTCTATTAATAATAAATAATGGAAAAGTTATATCTAAAAATATGAAAAAGGCTAAATATAATATTGGAGATTTACTCATGCAACTTAGAGTAAAAGATATATTTTATATTACTGATGTTGAAATAGCCATATTGGAGCCTGACGGTAAACTTAGTGTCTTAAAAAAAGCAGAAAAGAATACAGTGACAGCAGAAGATATGCATATTCAAAAGCCTAAATCAGGCATGATGGTAGAGCTCATCTTAGATGGAAATATACTGTATACACACTTAGAACAAATTCAAAAGAACGAAGAATGGGTTCTTGAACAGTTAAAATTGAAAAATGTTCACAACTTAGAAGATGTAATATTTGCAGGATTGCAAGCAGATGGACAAATATATATTGTAACTAAAAATGATTAA
- a CDS encoding MBL fold metallo-hydrolase, which translates to MYNITQIKAGSNCYLVSQEDSSILIDTGLKGNEKKILEACQGKNVKLIVLTHGHIDHIQNAAYLAKQLQVPIAMHKSDVVLIQNNLCREMKSKGFLGNIVRFFSVMSAKHTVIQSFIPEVILKEGDKLLKYGIDGEVLELPGHTEGSIGIMLGNNLFVGDALMNMFGPGESLLYENYEEMQKSAKKITDEGKKIIYFGHGKAVENRRWVR; encoded by the coding sequence ATGTATAATATTACGCAAATTAAGGCTGGTTCTAATTGTTACCTTGTATCACAAGAAGATTCATCTATCTTGATAGATACAGGATTAAAAGGAAATGAGAAGAAAATATTAGAAGCATGCCAAGGGAAAAATGTAAAACTAATTGTGTTAACCCATGGTCATATTGATCATATCCAAAATGCGGCATATCTTGCAAAACAATTGCAGGTACCTATAGCAATGCATAAAAGTGATGTTGTTTTGATACAAAATAATCTATGTCGAGAAATGAAATCGAAAGGATTTCTTGGGAATATAGTGAGATTTTTCTCTGTAATGAGTGCAAAACATACAGTGATTCAATCCTTTATTCCAGAGGTGATTTTAAAAGAAGGAGATAAGCTTCTAAAATATGGAATAGATGGAGAGGTTCTTGAATTGCCTGGTCATACGGAAGGTTCCATCGGGATTATGTTAGGAAACAATTTATTCGTAGGAGATGCATTAATGAATATGTTTGGCCCTGGAGAATCATTGCTGTATGAAAATTATGAAGAGATGCAAAAGAGTGCAAAGAAAATTACAGATGAAGGGAAGAAAATAATTTACTTTGGACATGGGAAGGCAGTTGAAAACCGTAGATGGGTAAGATGA
- a CDS encoding GNAT family N-acetyltransferase, with protein MIYYKDEKIIIRDICSEDAINLFICRIDREINLHDPRPLPHTSKELLAECRDYCNTFDKEVMNEVIEERKYKYFIITNNTGDFIGFVNLFGIDKAKKQGEMGIIIGDKRYWRRGVAYTALKLVIKYIFENMDIDRIYIETGETNEPALKLFDKLDFKQCGEYIEDENFRFIVMEKCRSELIV; from the coding sequence ATGATTTATTATAAAGATGAGAAGATCATAATTAGAGATATTTGCAGTGAAGATGCTATTAATCTGTTTATTTGTAGGATAGATAGAGAAATAAATTTACATGATCCAAGACCACTTCCTCACACCAGTAAGGAGTTATTGGCTGAATGTAGGGATTATTGTAATACATTTGATAAGGAAGTAATGAACGAAGTTATTGAGGAAAGAAAGTACAAGTATTTTATTATTACAAATAATACAGGTGATTTTATAGGCTTTGTTAATTTATTTGGTATAGATAAGGCTAAAAAGCAAGGTGAGATGGGGATAATTATAGGAGACAAGAGATACTGGAGAAGAGGAGTTGCATATACTGCACTAAAATTAGTTATAAAATATATATTTGAGAATATGGATATTGATAGAATATATATTGAAACTGGTGAAACCAATGAACCAGCCTTGAAATTGTTTGATAAGCTTGATTTTAAGCAGTGTGGTGAATACATTGAGGATGAGAATTTCAGGTTTATAGTTATGGAAAAATGCAGGAGTGAGTTGATAGTATGA
- a CDS encoding sugar phosphate isomerase/epimerase family protein gives MEISVSTGLYYTKTYIEILGMIKETSCKNIEIFLNQAFIDVPVEELKEEVEKRNLNVLSIHTPLEFIAFPRKEDEEFWIKKAIEMAKVFNAQTIVTHMVYEDYSKRWINLDELHKKNILKYKDTKEVCLTTENFPYVEAASFLGKEAEFIEFIEDNDVNITFDTTHCAASNVSILDFYEKTKKHIKNIHLSDFKDGVEHMILGHGNLPLKELLGKLKEDNYKGTITVELDFDNKKRNNVENLKQASEEIQKCIGYINKSIC, from the coding sequence ATGGAGATATCAGTATCAACGGGATTATATTATACAAAAACTTATATTGAAATACTTGGTATGATTAAGGAGACAAGCTGCAAGAATATAGAGATATTTTTGAATCAAGCTTTTATTGATGTTCCAGTAGAGGAACTAAAAGAAGAAGTTGAAAAGAGAAATTTAAATGTGTTAAGCATTCATACACCATTAGAATTTATAGCTTTTCCAAGAAAAGAAGATGAAGAGTTTTGGATAAAGAAAGCTATTGAAATGGCCAAAGTTTTTAATGCACAAACTATAGTAACTCATATGGTTTATGAGGATTATTCTAAAAGATGGATTAACTTAGATGAGCTTCATAAAAAGAATATTTTAAAATACAAGGATACTAAAGAAGTATGCTTAACCACAGAAAATTTCCCTTATGTTGAGGCAGCGAGCTTTCTAGGAAAAGAAGCAGAGTTTATAGAATTTATTGAGGACAATGATGTAAACATAACTTTTGATACAACACACTGTGCTGCAAGTAACGTATCCATTCTGGATTTTTATGAAAAAACCAAGAAACACATAAAAAATATACATTTAAGTGATTTTAAAGATGGAGTAGAGCACATGATTTTAGGACATGGCAATCTACCATTAAAAGAACTGCTAGGAAAGTTAAAGGAAGATAACTATAAGGGAACCATAACTGTAGAGTTAGACTTTGACAATAAGAAAAGAAACAATGTGGAGAATCTTAAACAGGCATCAGAAGAAATTCAGAAGTGTATAGGTTATATAAATAAGTCCATATGCTAG
- a CDS encoding CD3324 family protein, producing the protein MDYIKAQNVLPEHIVKIIQQYVDGGYIYIPRKEENHKAWGENSGTKESLKMRNNEIYIKYIEGMKIAELAKEYFLSEQSIRRVISKEKELFSRTLHKCL; encoded by the coding sequence ATGGATTATATTAAAGCACAAAATGTTCTGCCAGAACACATAGTGAAAATAATTCAACAGTATGTTGATGGTGGATATATATACATTCCTAGAAAAGAGGAAAATCACAAAGCTTGGGGAGAAAATAGCGGTACAAAAGAAAGCCTTAAAATGCGCAATAATGAGATCTATATTAAATATATAGAAGGAATGAAGATTGCAGAATTGGCAAAAGAATATTTTCTCTCAGAGCAGAGTATACGTAGAGTTATAAGCAAAGAAAAAGAACTTTTCTCAAGAACTCTACATAAATGTTTATGA
- a CDS encoding PadR family transcriptional regulator yields MNKELLKGTLNIILLLVLSKRTTYGYELASTIDKLSNSTITLKESSLYTALLRLEQQGYIKSSWSETLSYPRRKYYEITPLGSEYLTTNLSDYLNINSLINNLINLEEDQ; encoded by the coding sequence ATGAACAAAGAGTTGCTTAAAGGAACTTTAAATATCATACTTCTACTTGTTTTATCTAAAAGAACAACTTATGGATATGAGCTAGCTAGCACTATAGATAAATTAAGCAATAGTACTATAACGCTAAAGGAAAGTTCCTTGTATACAGCATTACTTAGACTTGAACAACAAGGATATATAAAATCTTCTTGGTCTGAAACTCTGTCGTATCCTCGCAGAAAGTATTACGAAATAACACCCTTAGGCTCTGAATATCTAACAACCAACCTTTCAGACTACTTAAATATTAATTCACTAATAAATAATTTAATAAATTTGGAGGAAGATCAATAA
- a CDS encoding zinc-dependent alcohol dehydrogenase encodes MKAIVYEGIRNVKVKEVKDPKIEKADDIIVRVTSTAICGSDLHLIHGLVPNMPKGFILGHETMGIVEEAGKEVSNLKKGDRVIVPFPVACGHCWYCEHDLWSQCDNSNSNGEIGAILGYSDTFGGYDGGQAQYLRVPYANVGPKVIPEELTDEQVLFLTDILPTSLWSVDMAGVKVGDTVVVLGCGPVGLLTQKWAIYKGAKRVIAVDCIDYRLEHAKKYNQVETVNFQEHDNTGEYLKEITHGGADAVIDCVGMDGKMSNIEKVETMLKLQGGSKSAIEIATQAVRKGGTVMLTGVYGARYNNFPLGDFFSRNVTLKMGQCPANSYIDPILDLIKNGKFDARDIITHKLSIDKGEHAYKIFDGKEDNCIKVILKPQA; translated from the coding sequence ATGAAGGCAATTGTTTATGAAGGTATAAGAAATGTTAAAGTAAAAGAAGTTAAAGACCCTAAAATTGAAAAAGCTGATGATATAATCGTAAGAGTAACTTCAACAGCTATCTGCGGATCAGATCTTCACTTAATTCATGGACTTGTTCCTAATATGCCAAAGGGCTTTATATTGGGTCATGAGACTATGGGAATAGTTGAGGAAGCTGGCAAAGAGGTAAGTAACTTAAAAAAAGGTGACAGAGTCATTGTTCCCTTTCCTGTTGCTTGTGGCCACTGCTGGTATTGTGAACATGATTTATGGAGTCAGTGCGATAATTCTAATTCTAATGGAGAAATTGGTGCAATACTAGGTTATAGTGATACTTTTGGAGGTTATGATGGCGGTCAAGCACAATATCTAAGAGTTCCTTACGCTAACGTAGGTCCTAAAGTCATTCCAGAAGAACTAACTGATGAGCAAGTTCTATTTTTAACTGATATTTTACCAACTTCCCTTTGGAGCGTTGATATGGCTGGAGTAAAGGTAGGAGACACTGTAGTAGTTCTAGGTTGCGGTCCTGTAGGCTTATTAACACAAAAATGGGCTATATATAAGGGAGCAAAAAGAGTAATTGCTGTTGATTGTATAGATTATAGATTAGAACATGCCAAAAAATACAACCAAGTAGAAACAGTAAACTTTCAGGAACATGATAATACTGGAGAATACCTTAAAGAAATCACTCATGGAGGAGCAGATGCTGTTATAGACTGCGTTGGAATGGATGGTAAAATGTCTAATATTGAAAAGGTAGAAACAATGCTTAAGCTTCAAGGAGGATCAAAATCCGCCATTGAAATAGCAACTCAGGCAGTAAGAAAAGGTGGAACTGTCATGCTAACAGGAGTTTATGGAGCCAGATACAATAACTTTCCTTTAGGCGACTTCTTCTCTAGAAATGTAACATTGAAAATGGGTCAATGTCCTGCTAACTCTTACATAGACCCTATATTAGACTTAATTAAAAATGGTAAATTTGATGCAAGAGATATAATAACTCATAAGCTTTCCATTGATAAGGGTGAACATGCCTATAAAATATTTGATGGCAAAGAAGACAACTGCATAAAGGTTATATTGAAACCTCAAGCTTAA
- a CDS encoding class I SAM-dependent methyltransferase: MNNVDIEKDWNDMAQAYEDFTAGEDSYSNKIEWMAIKTMLPNLKDKRIIDLGCGTGRFSFLFEEFQPKQIVGLDMSEAMIKIGKEIKNERGSIVQFLHKNIEDMSEIQDNSFDFIFSSTTLHYIENLNRVMRDIYRILAKEGTCILSVINPVYSACYPVIKDAVSFPKDEDWTIRYLDKSLRAYIQPWIEYNDNIEDSLSYSYHHTMADYINAIVKSGIVIEELVEPLPPEEWKTCNLDRYLGYINTPVYTVFKLKKCI, translated from the coding sequence ATGAATAATGTGGATATAGAGAAAGATTGGAATGATATGGCTCAGGCATATGAAGATTTTACTGCAGGTGAAGATTCATATAGTAATAAAATTGAGTGGATGGCAATAAAAACTATGCTTCCAAATCTTAAAGATAAGAGAATAATTGATTTGGGGTGCGGAACTGGAAGGTTTAGTTTTCTTTTTGAAGAGTTTCAACCAAAGCAAATTGTTGGCTTAGATATGTCAGAAGCAATGATCAAAATAGGTAAGGAAATTAAAAATGAAAGAGGATCTATTGTACAATTTTTGCACAAAAATATAGAAGATATGTCTGAAATTCAAGATAATAGTTTTGATTTTATTTTCTCATCAACTACTCTACATTATATAGAAAATTTGAATAGAGTAATGAGAGATATTTATAGGATTCTAGCTAAGGAAGGTACATGTATTTTATCTGTAATCAATCCTGTTTATTCAGCATGCTATCCAGTAATAAAAGATGCTGTAAGCTTTCCAAAGGATGAGGATTGGACAATTAGATATTTAGATAAAAGCTTAAGGGCCTATATACAGCCTTGGATTGAATACAATGATAACATTGAGGATAGTCTTTCATATAGTTATCATCATACTATGGCAGACTATATAAATGCTATTGTTAAATCAGGAATAGTAATTGAAGAATTAGTAGAACCATTACCACCAGAAGAATGGAAGACTTGTAATTTGGACAGATATTTAGGGTATATAAATACTCCAGTATATACAGTTTTTAAACTTAAAAAGTGTATATAG